A DNA window from Dunckerocampus dactyliophorus isolate RoL2022-P2 chromosome 17, RoL_Ddac_1.1, whole genome shotgun sequence contains the following coding sequences:
- the tjp2a gene encoding tight junction protein ZO-2a isoform X6 → MPVNGGELLSLSRYATHYFTNPVMEETVWEQYTVTLQRDPKMGFGIAVSGGRDNPNEESGETSIVVSDVLQGGPADGLLFENDRVVQVNAIPMEGVIHSFAVQTLRKCGKVAKITVKRSRKVPVNLLNRPGSPDDRVFNNDYTEDYNYDQDRRSVYSGRQDHSLERERGGYMDSGYQTRERDYDRDYDRHERGRSTERDLSPDQQYRRDGSRGRTLDRERSPDRHHRSEHALNRDYSPDRRYRSERMLDRDHSPDRRYRSERALNRDYSPDRRYRSERVLDRTNSPDLSYRRDSHSPGRNRGRDHSFERGRDRVTSDTRKYDEPLKRGGSRDHLDRSPSPAAMPIPMPRHTRELEPLEKPLNVLLLKNRPNEEYGLRLGSQLFIKEMTSTGLASRDGNLQEGDIILKINGTVTENLSLSDAGKLIEKSRGKLQLVVQRDRQQVLIRVPPMVDSDSELDDISEIESYRSYSPQDDRRGHHSDLSSHSSNERLREKPREDPPNRLAKMGAMPTPFRGHDRTVEDAPPLPAEREEPRPQTPPTVAVAPKVHAPPRVPLKPSIEDQEVYGPNTVMVRFQKGDSVGMRLAGGNDVGIFIAGVQEDSAAEQEGLHTGDQIVKVNNMDFRGMVREDAVLYLLEIPKGEDVTILAQSKPEVYKDILASGRGDSFFIRTHFEYEKEVPQSLPFARGEIFKVTDTLYDGKLGNWLAVRTNKENQLLEKGIIPNKSRAEQMANVQNAARAAAGNDRGDFWRLRGQRAAKKKDLRKSREDLSATPVATRFPAYERVVLREAGFKRPVVIFGPISDAVNEKLATDMPNEFTVAKTEPKDAGSEKSSGVVRLNTIRQIIEQESHALLDVTPKAVDTLNYTQWYPIVIFLNPDSKQGVKTMRNRLLPGSNRSARKLYEQAVKLRKTCSHLFTDTVDLNSANDAWYGSVKDSIREQQDRAVWVCEGKLDGSEEDLDLHDDRMSYLSTMSADYLSMDSRLTSDYDDTADEGGAYTDNELDEPLDEPQPVSAISRSSEPVLPDEKPHPEPRVRMRRSGSREALNREPSPPPAFVPEPPKVRAQTLTDTSRSYDSHSSSTISSDAAGVSKPPPPPPVALKPTIARLSQTSEEQSPEKEEDDPANKSFLGKQTREQIKAFEKMDHLARAQRILELQEAESARLEIAQKHPDIYAIPIKLPKPNLNRPQPIGSSSNPEPQTPSRQHYPESRGHEEDEAEYRRQLADSNKRGYYNPQKYKDTEL, encoded by the exons ATGCCTGTGAACGGAGGGGAGCTGCTCTCCCTGAGCAGATATGCTACTCACTATTTCACT AACCCGGTCATGGAGGAGACTGTGTGGGAGCAGTACACAGTAACCCTGCAGAGG GATCCAAAGATGGGCTTTGGAATCGCAGTGTCAGGAGGGCGGGACAACCCAAACGAGGAGAGTGGCGAGACATCCATCGTCGTGTCTGACGTCCTACAAGGAGGACCAGCTGATGGCTTGTTATT TGAAAATGACAGGGTGGTGCAAGTGAATGCCATCCCCATGGAGGGGGTCATCCACTCCTTTGCCGTCCAAACCCTCAGAAAGTGTGGCAAAGTGGCGAAAATT ACAGTCAAGCGGTCGAGGAAGGTTCCTGTGAATCTTCTGAATCGTCCCGGATCACCTGATGATAGGGTCTTTAACAACGACTACACTGAAGATTACAACTACGACCAGGACCGCCGCAGTGTGTACAGTGGCAGGCAGGACCATAGCCTGGAGAGGGAAAGGGGTGGCTACATGGATTCTGGCTACCAAACACGTGAGCGTGATTACGACAGAGACTATGACCGACACGAACGAGGCAGGAGTACGGAGAGAGACTTGAGCCCGGACCAGCAGTACAGGAGAGATGGTAGCAGAGGTCGTACGTTGGACAGAGAACGTAGCCCTGATCGCCATCACAGGAGTGAGCATGCACTCAACCGTGATTACAGCCCAGACAGAAGGTACCGAAGCGAACGTATGTTAGACCGAGATCACAGTCCCGATCGGCGATATCGCAGCGAGCGAGCCCTCAACCGTGACTACAGCCCAGACCGACGCTATCGTAGCGAGCGCGTGCTCGACCGCACCAACAGCCCTGACCTGAGCTACAGACGGGACAGTCATAGCCCGGGACGCAACCGTGGACGTGACCACAGCTTCGAGCGAGGACGGGATCGAGTGACGAGCGACACAAGAAAATATGATGAGCCGTTGAAGCGAGGTGGTAGCAGGGACCACTTGGATCGCTCGCCTTCACCTGCCGCTATGCCCATCCCGATGCCACGCCACACCAGAGAACTGGAACCACTGGAGAAACCTCTGAATGTGCTGCTGCTCAAGAACCGGCCAAACGAAG AGTACGGCCTTCGCCTGGGCAGTCAGCTCTTTATCAAAGAGATGACCAGCACAGGACTTGCCAGCAGAGACGGAAACCTACAGGAAGGGGACATCATTCTCAAG ATCAACGGTACAGTGACTGAAAATTTGTCTCTGAGCGACGCAGGGAAGCTCATTGAGAAGTCGCGTGGGAAGCTGCAGCTGGTGGTTCAGAGAGACAGGCAGCAAGTGCTGATCCGAGTCCCCCCGATGGTCGACAGCGACTCAGAGCTTGATG ATATCTCTGAGATTGAGTCCTACCGCTCCTACTCCCCACAAGATGACAGACGGGGCCATCATTCAGACCTTTCCTCTCATTCCTCCAATGAGAGGCTCAGAGAGAAGCCCAG AGAAGACCCACCAAACAGGCTGGCTAAAATGGGCGCCATGCCGACCCCCTTTCGAGGTCATGACAGAACTGTGGAAGATGCACCGCCATTGCCTGCTGAGAGGGAGGAGCCACGGCCACAAACACCACCAA CGGTAGCCGTTGCACCGAAGGTTCACGCTCCTCCAAGGGTGCCACTAAAGCCAAGCATAGAGGACCAGGAAGTGTACGG GCCGAACACGGTGATGGTGCGTTTTCAGAAAGGTGACAGCGTTGGGATGAGGCTTGCGGGAGGAAATGATGTTGGCATCTTCATTGCTGGGGTTCAGGAAGATAGTGCAGCTGAACAGGAAGGTCTCCACACAGGAGATCAAATTGTAAAG GTGAACAACATGGACTTTAGGGGTATGGTTCGTGAGGATGCAGTCCTTTACCTACTGGAGATTCCCAAGGGTGAAGATGTGACCATTCTTGCTCAGAGCAAACCTGAAG tttacaaAGACATTTTGGCCTCTGGCAGAGGTGACTCTTTCTTCATCAGGACCCACTTTGAGTATGAAAAAGAAGTACCTCAGAGTCTTCCTTTCGCCAGAGGAGAAATTTTCAAAGTTACAGACACGCTATATGATGGCAAGCTGGGCAACTGGTTGGCAGTCCGtacaaacaaagaaaaccagCTGCTGGAGAAAGGCATCATTCCCAATAAGAGCAG AGCAGAGCAAATGGCCAACGTCCAAAATGCTGCACGAGCTGCAGCGGGCAATGACAGAGGAGACTTCTGGAGGTTGCGAGGACAAAGAGCAGCAAAGAAAAAAGATCTTCGCAAGAGTCGAGAGGATCTGAGTGCAACTCCAGTTGCCACGCGATTCCCAGCCTATGAGAGAGTGGTCTTGCGTGAAG CTGGTTTCAAGAGACCTGTGGTGATTTTTGGGCCCATATCTGATGCTGTGAATGAAAAACTGGCCACCGACATGCCAAATGAGTTTACTGTTGCGA AAACTGAGCCAAAGGATGCAGGAAGCGAGAAATCTTCCGGAGTGGTGCGATTGAACACAATCCGACAAATCATTGAACAG GAAAGTCATGCACTGTTGGATGTGACGCCTAAAGCTGTTGACACCCTGAATTACACCCAGTGGTATCCCATAGTCATTTTCCTCAACCCTGACAGCAAGCAGGGAGTCAAGACTATGAGAAACCGCCTCCTGCCTGGATCCAACCGCAGTGCACGCAAACTTTACGAGCAGGCGGTCAAGTTGAGGAAAACCTGCTCACACCTTTTCACTG ACACTGTTGACCTCAACTCAGCCAATGACGCTTGGTATGGCAGCGTGAAAGATTCCATTCGAGAGCAGCAGGACAGAgctgtgtgggtgtgtgaggGCAAG TTGGATGGTTCAGAGGAGGATCTGGATCTCCATGATGACCGCATGTCATACCTATCAACAATGAGCGCAGACTACCTGAGCATGGACAGCCGACTGACCAGCGACTACGACGACACAGCTGATGAAGGCGGGGCTTACACAGACAACGAGCTGGATGAGCCACTGGACGAGCCTCAGCCTGTGTCAGCCATCAGTCGTTCATCAGAGCCCGTCCTACCTGACGAG AAGCCCCATCCTGAACCCCGGGTGCGTATGAGAAGGTCAGGCAGCAGAGAGGCGCTGAACAGAGAGCCCAGTCCTCCCCCTGCTTTTGTCCCTGAACCTCCAAAG GTACGCGCTCAGACCCTGACTGACACATCACGTAGCTACGACTCGCACTCCAGCAGCACCATCAGCAGTGATGCAGCGGGCGTTAGCAAGCCACCACCTCCCCCTCCGGTGGCCCTAAAGCCCACTATCGCCCGCCTCAGCCAAACATCAGAAGAGCAGAGTCcagagaaggaggaggatgacCCTGCCAACAAATCCTTCCTGGGCAAG CAAACAAGGGAGCAG ATTAAAGCCTTCGAGAAGATGGACCACCTGGCACGAGCTCAGAGGATCCTCGAACTGCAGGAGGCGGAAAGCGCCCGA TTGGAAATCGCCCAGAAGCATCCGGACATCTACGCCATCCCGATAAAGTTGCCCAAACCCAATCTCAACCGTCCTCAGCCAATAGG TTCCAGCTCCAACCCTGAGCCACAGACTCCATCCAGGCAGCATTACCCTGAGAGCAGAGGGCATGAAGAAGACGAGGCAGAGTACCGCAGACAGCTGGCTGACAGCAACAAGAGAGGATACTACAACCCCCAGAAATACAAAGACACTGagttgtag
- the tjp2a gene encoding tight junction protein ZO-2a isoform X5 has product MKTVLSLHRKWAHAVKTIRILQGLNPVMEETVWEQYTVTLQRDPKMGFGIAVSGGRDNPNEESGETSIVVSDVLQGGPADGLLFENDRVVQVNAIPMEGVIHSFAVQTLRKCGKVAKITVKRSRKVPVNLLNRPGSPDDRVFNNDYTEDYNYDQDRRSVYSGRQDHSLERERGGYMDSGYQTRERDYDRDYDRHERGRSTERDLSPDQQYRRDGSRGRTLDRERSPDRHHRSEHALNRDYSPDRRYRSERMLDRDHSPDRRYRSERALNRDYSPDRRYRSERVLDRTNSPDLSYRRDSHSPGRNRGRDHSFERGRDRVTSDTRKYDEPLKRGGSRDHLDRSPSPAAMPIPMPRHTRELEPLEKPLNVLLLKNRPNEEYGLRLGSQLFIKEMTSTGLASRDGNLQEGDIILKINGTVTENLSLSDAGKLIEKSRGKLQLVVQRDRQQVLIRVPPMVDSDSELDDISEIESYRSYSPQDDRRGHHSDLSSHSSNERLREKPREDPPNRLAKMGAMPTPFRGHDRTVEDAPPLPAEREEPRPQTPPTVAVAPKVHAPPRVPLKPSIEDQEVYGPNTVMVRFQKGDSVGMRLAGGNDVGIFIAGVQEDSAAEQEGLHTGDQIVKVNNMDFRGMVREDAVLYLLEIPKGEDVTILAQSKPEVYKDILASGRGDSFFIRTHFEYEKEVPQSLPFARGEIFKVTDTLYDGKLGNWLAVRTNKENQLLEKGIIPNKSRAEQMANVQNAARAAAGNDRGDFWRLRGQRAAKKKDLRKSREDLSATPVATRFPAYERVVLREAGFKRPVVIFGPISDAVNEKLATDMPNEFTVAKTEPKDAGSEKSSGVVRLNTIRQIIEQESHALLDVTPKAVDTLNYTQWYPIVIFLNPDSKQGVKTMRNRLLPGSNRSARKLYEQAVKLRKTCSHLFTDTVDLNSANDAWYGSVKDSIREQQDRAVWVCEGKLDGSEEDLDLHDDRMSYLSTMSADYLSMDSRLTSDYDDTADEGGAYTDNELDEPLDEPQPVSAISRSSEPVLPDEKPHPEPRVRMRRSGSREALNREPSPPPAFVPEPPKVRAQTLTDTSRSYDSHSSSTISSDAAGVSKPPPPPPVALKPTIARLSQTSEEQSPEKEEDDPANKSFLGKQTREQIKAFEKMDHLARAQRILELQEAESARLEIAQKHPDIYAIPIKLPKPNLNRPQPIGSSSNPEPQTPSRQHYPESRGHEEDEAEYRRQLADSNKRGYYNPQKYKDTEL; this is encoded by the exons ATGAAGACTGTCCTCAGCCTGCACAGGAAATGGGCCCACGCGGTCAAAACCATACGTATCCTGCAGGGACTT AACCCGGTCATGGAGGAGACTGTGTGGGAGCAGTACACAGTAACCCTGCAGAGG GATCCAAAGATGGGCTTTGGAATCGCAGTGTCAGGAGGGCGGGACAACCCAAACGAGGAGAGTGGCGAGACATCCATCGTCGTGTCTGACGTCCTACAAGGAGGACCAGCTGATGGCTTGTTATT TGAAAATGACAGGGTGGTGCAAGTGAATGCCATCCCCATGGAGGGGGTCATCCACTCCTTTGCCGTCCAAACCCTCAGAAAGTGTGGCAAAGTGGCGAAAATT ACAGTCAAGCGGTCGAGGAAGGTTCCTGTGAATCTTCTGAATCGTCCCGGATCACCTGATGATAGGGTCTTTAACAACGACTACACTGAAGATTACAACTACGACCAGGACCGCCGCAGTGTGTACAGTGGCAGGCAGGACCATAGCCTGGAGAGGGAAAGGGGTGGCTACATGGATTCTGGCTACCAAACACGTGAGCGTGATTACGACAGAGACTATGACCGACACGAACGAGGCAGGAGTACGGAGAGAGACTTGAGCCCGGACCAGCAGTACAGGAGAGATGGTAGCAGAGGTCGTACGTTGGACAGAGAACGTAGCCCTGATCGCCATCACAGGAGTGAGCATGCACTCAACCGTGATTACAGCCCAGACAGAAGGTACCGAAGCGAACGTATGTTAGACCGAGATCACAGTCCCGATCGGCGATATCGCAGCGAGCGAGCCCTCAACCGTGACTACAGCCCAGACCGACGCTATCGTAGCGAGCGCGTGCTCGACCGCACCAACAGCCCTGACCTGAGCTACAGACGGGACAGTCATAGCCCGGGACGCAACCGTGGACGTGACCACAGCTTCGAGCGAGGACGGGATCGAGTGACGAGCGACACAAGAAAATATGATGAGCCGTTGAAGCGAGGTGGTAGCAGGGACCACTTGGATCGCTCGCCTTCACCTGCCGCTATGCCCATCCCGATGCCACGCCACACCAGAGAACTGGAACCACTGGAGAAACCTCTGAATGTGCTGCTGCTCAAGAACCGGCCAAACGAAG AGTACGGCCTTCGCCTGGGCAGTCAGCTCTTTATCAAAGAGATGACCAGCACAGGACTTGCCAGCAGAGACGGAAACCTACAGGAAGGGGACATCATTCTCAAG ATCAACGGTACAGTGACTGAAAATTTGTCTCTGAGCGACGCAGGGAAGCTCATTGAGAAGTCGCGTGGGAAGCTGCAGCTGGTGGTTCAGAGAGACAGGCAGCAAGTGCTGATCCGAGTCCCCCCGATGGTCGACAGCGACTCAGAGCTTGATG ATATCTCTGAGATTGAGTCCTACCGCTCCTACTCCCCACAAGATGACAGACGGGGCCATCATTCAGACCTTTCCTCTCATTCCTCCAATGAGAGGCTCAGAGAGAAGCCCAG AGAAGACCCACCAAACAGGCTGGCTAAAATGGGCGCCATGCCGACCCCCTTTCGAGGTCATGACAGAACTGTGGAAGATGCACCGCCATTGCCTGCTGAGAGGGAGGAGCCACGGCCACAAACACCACCAA CGGTAGCCGTTGCACCGAAGGTTCACGCTCCTCCAAGGGTGCCACTAAAGCCAAGCATAGAGGACCAGGAAGTGTACGG GCCGAACACGGTGATGGTGCGTTTTCAGAAAGGTGACAGCGTTGGGATGAGGCTTGCGGGAGGAAATGATGTTGGCATCTTCATTGCTGGGGTTCAGGAAGATAGTGCAGCTGAACAGGAAGGTCTCCACACAGGAGATCAAATTGTAAAG GTGAACAACATGGACTTTAGGGGTATGGTTCGTGAGGATGCAGTCCTTTACCTACTGGAGATTCCCAAGGGTGAAGATGTGACCATTCTTGCTCAGAGCAAACCTGAAG tttacaaAGACATTTTGGCCTCTGGCAGAGGTGACTCTTTCTTCATCAGGACCCACTTTGAGTATGAAAAAGAAGTACCTCAGAGTCTTCCTTTCGCCAGAGGAGAAATTTTCAAAGTTACAGACACGCTATATGATGGCAAGCTGGGCAACTGGTTGGCAGTCCGtacaaacaaagaaaaccagCTGCTGGAGAAAGGCATCATTCCCAATAAGAGCAG AGCAGAGCAAATGGCCAACGTCCAAAATGCTGCACGAGCTGCAGCGGGCAATGACAGAGGAGACTTCTGGAGGTTGCGAGGACAAAGAGCAGCAAAGAAAAAAGATCTTCGCAAGAGTCGAGAGGATCTGAGTGCAACTCCAGTTGCCACGCGATTCCCAGCCTATGAGAGAGTGGTCTTGCGTGAAG CTGGTTTCAAGAGACCTGTGGTGATTTTTGGGCCCATATCTGATGCTGTGAATGAAAAACTGGCCACCGACATGCCAAATGAGTTTACTGTTGCGA AAACTGAGCCAAAGGATGCAGGAAGCGAGAAATCTTCCGGAGTGGTGCGATTGAACACAATCCGACAAATCATTGAACAG GAAAGTCATGCACTGTTGGATGTGACGCCTAAAGCTGTTGACACCCTGAATTACACCCAGTGGTATCCCATAGTCATTTTCCTCAACCCTGACAGCAAGCAGGGAGTCAAGACTATGAGAAACCGCCTCCTGCCTGGATCCAACCGCAGTGCACGCAAACTTTACGAGCAGGCGGTCAAGTTGAGGAAAACCTGCTCACACCTTTTCACTG ACACTGTTGACCTCAACTCAGCCAATGACGCTTGGTATGGCAGCGTGAAAGATTCCATTCGAGAGCAGCAGGACAGAgctgtgtgggtgtgtgaggGCAAG TTGGATGGTTCAGAGGAGGATCTGGATCTCCATGATGACCGCATGTCATACCTATCAACAATGAGCGCAGACTACCTGAGCATGGACAGCCGACTGACCAGCGACTACGACGACACAGCTGATGAAGGCGGGGCTTACACAGACAACGAGCTGGATGAGCCACTGGACGAGCCTCAGCCTGTGTCAGCCATCAGTCGTTCATCAGAGCCCGTCCTACCTGACGAG AAGCCCCATCCTGAACCCCGGGTGCGTATGAGAAGGTCAGGCAGCAGAGAGGCGCTGAACAGAGAGCCCAGTCCTCCCCCTGCTTTTGTCCCTGAACCTCCAAAG GTACGCGCTCAGACCCTGACTGACACATCACGTAGCTACGACTCGCACTCCAGCAGCACCATCAGCAGTGATGCAGCGGGCGTTAGCAAGCCACCACCTCCCCCTCCGGTGGCCCTAAAGCCCACTATCGCCCGCCTCAGCCAAACATCAGAAGAGCAGAGTCcagagaaggaggaggatgacCCTGCCAACAAATCCTTCCTGGGCAAG CAAACAAGGGAGCAG ATTAAAGCCTTCGAGAAGATGGACCACCTGGCACGAGCTCAGAGGATCCTCGAACTGCAGGAGGCGGAAAGCGCCCGA TTGGAAATCGCCCAGAAGCATCCGGACATCTACGCCATCCCGATAAAGTTGCCCAAACCCAATCTCAACCGTCCTCAGCCAATAGG TTCCAGCTCCAACCCTGAGCCACAGACTCCATCCAGGCAGCATTACCCTGAGAGCAGAGGGCATGAAGAAGACGAGGCAGAGTACCGCAGACAGCTGGCTGACAGCAACAAGAGAGGATACTACAACCCCCAGAAATACAAAGACACTGagttgtag